A window of the Desulforapulum autotrophicum HRM2 genome harbors these coding sequences:
- a CDS encoding DNA translocase FtsK, producing MKKFKYSIDEDLLIIKTECGEYKFKIDDEMGLANAQRIADLMVNEMEKVEKKFLGGRETVSPYAALLMSKLNLSDRYVQLENRYNALVKEHEQTKALYLDQRKSGETYKQILEKKKISLRDVISEDLKRITESLSFSRKIEDMAETLPDPAPAQEDFQQQPSMEKQSEQSLTQAMDPEPALVEIPVEQSEPGPLEKTKIETTPATLEEPVLAPGSEPLEEPVTGPEPEPKPEPEPESLIESAIVLSQEPSYQLRINTPGRNFKSAMASVTTSSDEFQLPCLDFLKTSDVEIEVDHEAIRRDAELLEQKLGYFGIKGEVMEVSPGPVITTFEYKPAPGIKISKIVNLADDLALALSALSIRIVAPIPGKDVIGVEIPNAKMSIVPFIDIVGSDEFKNNDSKIPICLGKDIVGNPVVVGLEKMPHLLIAGATGTGKSVGLNAMITSILYKSSPDEVKFIMIDPKRIELSLFNDIPHLITPVITDMKKANTALQWVVREMEFRYEMLAKLQVRNIEQYNQKIKTADLSEYDDDDTFEVFSYIVIIIDELADLMMTASKDIEFSLTRIAQMARAAGIHLILATQRPSVDVLTGIIKANFPTRISFQVSSKTDSRTIIDANGAETLLGRGDMLFVPPGTARLSRVHGTYLSEEELVTITNFLKAQGKPRYVMDVVTEREEDSAMDTVNMGDDDYDEKYQAALEYVFTTRQASISSVQRALRVGYNRAARIIDLMEKKGIVGQSDGVKPRQVLIDRLDL from the coding sequence GTGAAAAAGTTTAAATACAGTATCGATGAAGATCTCCTGATCATCAAAACGGAATGTGGTGAATACAAGTTTAAAATAGATGATGAAATGGGATTGGCCAATGCGCAACGTATTGCAGACCTGATGGTCAATGAAATGGAAAAAGTTGAAAAAAAATTCCTGGGTGGCAGAGAAACGGTAAGTCCATATGCAGCGCTGCTCATGTCCAAGTTGAATCTATCCGATAGGTATGTTCAACTTGAGAACAGATATAATGCCCTTGTGAAAGAACATGAACAGACAAAGGCGCTTTATCTGGACCAGCGCAAGTCGGGTGAAACCTACAAGCAGATACTGGAAAAGAAAAAAATATCCCTCAGGGATGTTATTTCAGAGGATTTAAAGCGGATTACTGAAAGTCTTTCATTTTCCCGGAAAATAGAAGATATGGCAGAAACGTTACCAGATCCGGCGCCCGCACAAGAAGACTTTCAGCAACAGCCGTCCATGGAAAAACAATCCGAGCAAAGCCTAACCCAGGCAATGGACCCAGAGCCAGCGTTGGTGGAAATCCCGGTGGAACAGTCAGAGCCCGGGCCATTGGAAAAAACAAAAATTGAAACAACGCCAGCCACATTGGAAGAACCGGTCTTGGCGCCAGGGTCAGAGCCGTTGGAAGAACCAGTCACAGGGCCTGAACCTGAACCCAAACCCGAACCTGAACCCGAATCTTTGATCGAATCCGCAATAGTCTTGTCCCAAGAGCCCTCCTATCAGTTGCGGATTAATACACCGGGAAGAAATTTTAAAAGTGCCATGGCGTCCGTCACCACCAGCAGTGATGAATTTCAGCTGCCTTGTCTGGATTTTCTTAAAACCTCTGATGTGGAGATAGAGGTTGACCATGAGGCCATACGAAGGGATGCAGAACTGTTAGAACAGAAACTTGGTTATTTTGGAATCAAGGGTGAGGTAATGGAAGTGTCGCCCGGGCCTGTGATCACCACCTTTGAATACAAGCCTGCTCCGGGAATCAAGATCAGTAAGATCGTAAACCTGGCAGATGATCTGGCCCTTGCCCTGAGTGCCCTGAGTATTCGCATTGTTGCCCCAATTCCCGGCAAGGATGTTATCGGGGTTGAAATACCCAATGCAAAAATGAGTATTGTTCCCTTTATTGACATTGTTGGCTCAGATGAGTTTAAAAACAATGATTCTAAAATCCCCATCTGCCTGGGTAAGGATATTGTTGGCAATCCAGTTGTTGTGGGACTTGAAAAAATGCCCCATCTTCTGATCGCAGGGGCCACGGGCACAGGTAAAAGTGTTGGGCTCAACGCCATGATCACAAGTATTCTCTATAAATCATCACCCGATGAAGTTAAGTTTATCATGATTGATCCCAAGCGCATTGAACTTTCTTTGTTCAATGATATTCCCCACCTGATAACGCCTGTTATCACTGATATGAAAAAGGCAAACACGGCTCTGCAGTGGGTGGTAAGGGAAATGGAGTTTAGGTATGAGATGCTTGCCAAACTCCAGGTGAGAAATATTGAGCAGTACAATCAGAAAATAAAGACAGCAGATTTGTCTGAATATGATGACGATGATACCTTTGAGGTGTTTTCATATATTGTCATCATTATTGATGAGCTTGCAGACCTGATGATGACCGCAAGCAAGGACATTGAATTCTCATTGACCCGTATTGCCCAGATGGCTAGGGCTGCCGGCATTCATCTGATCCTTGCCACCCAGCGTCCTTCGGTTGATGTGCTGACCGGGATCATAAAGGCCAATTTTCCCACACGGATATCGTTTCAGGTCTCGTCTAAAACCGATTCCAGAACCATCATTGACGCCAATGGCGCTGAAACCCTTCTGGGCAGGGGGGATATGCTTTTTGTTCCCCCTGGTACTGCACGTCTCAGCAGGGTCCATGGGACCTACCTTTCGGAAGAAGAGCTTGTTACCATAACCAATTTTTTAAAAGCCCAGGGTAAACCCCGGTATGTAATGGACGTGGTCACAGAACGGGAAGAAGATTCGGCCATGGATACCGTTAACATGGGTGATGATGATTATGATGAAAAATACCAGGCTGCCCTGGAGTATGTTTTTACCACAAGGCAGGCATCCATTTCAAGCGTTCAAAGGGCCCTCAGAGTCGGTTATAACAGGGCGGCAAGAATCATCGATCTCATGGAGAAAAAAGGGATTGTCGGCCAATCAGACGGGGTGAAACCTCGTCAGGTTCTGATCGATCGCCTGGATTTATAG
- a CDS encoding ribonuclease catalytic domain-containing protein: protein MNIGSIVEYIDQQRMICAVVLQIKQNRLRLLTENNREVNLSASRLTHVSEEPLDMAGTRDFTIKALKRTALAREDLAATIQVKEMWELLHDEQEEIDVATMTSFCFDPPLTSDHRSAVVRAFFNDRLYFKFGKDGFTPFTEQQVESSLRQLREAEALERLIEQGGTWLKQVLNNQTVNNQEIDPGILDILKAYYVFEKESKDAHTARAILAKAGADSTDQIFSALVRTGIWNKDENTDLIRLDIPTNFPDSVMTKTQTIIDATLDPTADPLRCDLTNLPIITIDGQSTLDYDDAISLEKKDDGYIIGIHIIDVAFFIKDDDPIDLDARTRGSSIYMPDDKISMLPPSLSENLCSLKEGEIRPGISTLVHLNRFFEITDYQIVTSVIKVHKQMTYSEANMLNGEDEPITTLYKAATVLREKRLKAGGVQITLPEVNIWIEDNGEIGISRVDRENPARMLISEMMILANTLMADFLSTRKVPAVFRSQPDPKKRLFQGIETSLFPNCMQRKQLSRAIIGTKPENHSGLGVKAYVTATSPIRRYYDLLTQRQIRSTLGYEPAYTKEALDAILQVVKEPVTNTGKIQFQRRRYWLLRYLETMKGSTCEAIVLDARRDFYMVMLKDYMLEWRISSSGLNLKPGDLINVTIQHADARRDQLSLFV from the coding sequence ATGAATATAGGAAGCATTGTAGAATACATAGACCAGCAACGGATGATTTGCGCAGTTGTGTTACAGATCAAACAAAACAGGTTGCGCCTGCTCACCGAAAATAACCGTGAGGTAAACCTTTCAGCAAGCCGGCTGACCCATGTGTCTGAAGAGCCCCTTGATATGGCAGGCACCAGGGATTTTACCATCAAAGCGCTCAAGCGCACGGCACTGGCAAGGGAGGATCTTGCCGCAACCATCCAGGTCAAAGAGATGTGGGAACTTCTCCATGATGAGCAAGAAGAGATAGACGTTGCCACCATGACCAGTTTCTGCTTTGATCCGCCTTTAACCAGCGACCACAGGTCTGCCGTGGTAAGGGCCTTTTTCAACGACAGGCTCTATTTCAAGTTTGGCAAGGACGGATTTACGCCCTTTACCGAACAGCAGGTTGAAAGTTCACTCAGGCAACTTCGGGAGGCCGAAGCCCTGGAACGGCTGATTGAACAAGGCGGAACATGGCTAAAACAGGTTCTCAACAATCAGACGGTCAACAACCAGGAGATTGATCCCGGCATTCTTGATATTCTCAAGGCATATTATGTCTTTGAGAAAGAAAGTAAAGACGCCCACACGGCCAGGGCCATCCTGGCAAAGGCAGGGGCGGATTCAACGGATCAGATCTTTTCGGCCCTCGTACGAACGGGCATCTGGAACAAAGACGAGAACACCGACCTCATCCGCCTGGATATTCCCACAAATTTTCCTGACTCGGTGATGACCAAGACACAAACCATCATCGACGCAACCCTTGATCCCACAGCCGACCCGTTAAGATGCGATCTGACCAACCTTCCCATCATCACCATTGACGGTCAGTCTACCCTGGACTATGACGACGCCATCAGCCTTGAAAAAAAGGATGACGGCTACATCATCGGTATCCACATCATTGATGTGGCTTTTTTCATCAAGGACGACGATCCCATTGACCTGGATGCCAGGACAAGGGGCAGTTCCATCTACATGCCCGACGACAAGATCTCCATGCTTCCGCCGAGTCTTTCGGAAAACCTGTGCAGCCTCAAAGAGGGTGAGATCCGGCCGGGCATTTCAACCCTTGTCCACCTGAACCGTTTTTTTGAGATCACCGACTACCAGATCGTTACAAGCGTCATCAAGGTCCACAAACAGATGACCTACAGCGAAGCCAACATGCTCAACGGTGAGGATGAGCCCATCACGACCCTGTACAAGGCCGCCACCGTGCTCAGGGAAAAACGGCTCAAGGCGGGCGGTGTCCAGATCACCCTGCCGGAGGTAAACATCTGGATCGAAGACAACGGCGAAATCGGGATCTCCCGGGTTGACCGGGAAAACCCTGCACGCATGCTGATATCTGAAATGATGATCCTTGCCAACACCCTCATGGCCGATTTTCTGTCAACCCGCAAAGTTCCCGCCGTATTCAGATCCCAGCCCGACCCGAAGAAACGGCTTTTCCAAGGCATCGAAACCTCGTTGTTTCCCAACTGCATGCAGCGAAAACAGCTGAGCCGAGCCATCATTGGCACCAAACCCGAGAACCACTCAGGACTTGGTGTGAAAGCCTATGTCACGGCCACCTCCCCCATCCGACGGTACTACGACCTTCTCACCCAGCGACAGATCCGGAGCACCCTGGGGTATGAACCCGCATACACAAAGGAAGCGCTTGACGCCATTCTCCAGGTTGTCAAGGAGCCTGTCACCAACACGGGAAAAATCCAGTTCCAGCGACGCAGGTACTGGCTGCTCAGATATCTTGAAACCATGAAGGGGTCAACCTGTGAGGCGATTGTTCTGGATGCGCGAAGGGACTTTTACATGGTGATGCTCAAGGATTACATGCTTGAATGGAGAATTTCCTCATCCGGTCTCAACCTCAAGCCAGGGGACCTGATCAACGTCACCATCCAGCACGCAGATGCCAGAAGGGATCAGCTGTCTCTATTCGTTTAA